The sequence AAGTGAATACTGTGGTTCGAAATACGCGCCCAGGCTCACGAAATGACACTCCACAAGTCTATCTCTAAAGTAAGGTAGCTTAGATGCAAGGTCTAAGTCTTTCCACCATCTGCAAccataaaaagtaaattaatgaACTGGTAAAATTGAAATTGAGACGAATCTTATCAACAAGATTGAAGAGTAGTATGTCACTTGgagagagttttgagttcttcAATTTAATGAAACTGGCAGAAGTTGAAGCTAAGCTTGGCAAACTTGAGCAGGATCTCGTCGTGACCTTTTTCTTGTTCGTAGTAAGATATATATTCTCTTGCCACTAGTACTTCTGTGTTACAGTATCGAGATATGTATAATGAGTTTTGTATATGCTTGGATAGGTGGACAGTTTCACTGGATACGTTACCAGCTACCCAAGACTCTAAGTGATTCCTCGTAAAACTCAGTGCTTCATCCATTATATCTTCAGAGGGTGTTCCGAGATGAGCTACTTCGAACAACTGTAGCAGGCCTCTAACATCTCTGGCTAGACTCTCCTAAAACCTCCCATCTCCACCTCTGAATCTATCAAAAGGCATCTACAATGAAACCACATACCAAAGTAGTTTTTATAAGTGCATAGATTATGCTATGAATATGCTGCATGACATGTATGCGAATTAAGGAAACTATTATTCTTAGTTTCTTACCACAAGACATCTTGTGACCATACAGTTTGAAGACCTCAAACATGATGGAGATTGTTGCCAAATCATCTTCCCCAACTATTATGTCATCCAACTTTGTGAAACTGTGTTTAAGGATCTCTTGAATCTCATTATCAAAATGATAAGAGATCCCGAGGCTGATAAGCAAATGGATGAGGCAAATCATCTCCTTGTCACTGCTTTGTGAAGACATGAGCATCTCTCTAACCAGCGGCTTCATAgtttcaatctctctttctacttCATCAAATTCCTAGAAaatgaatacaaatataaaatggGCTGGTTAAGAATCATGTTATCTGCTGCAAGATACTTGAAAGGTTCTCATATGCACTTACAGCGGGATCGAGGGAAACAGAGAGGAAGTGATCTCCCCAAAGGGAAGGAGAAAAGTGCGTCGAAGGACGAGTACCCTCAAGATCAGCAGACCTTACAACGAACAAGTCTTGTTTTGTGGGCTTCCAAGATAGTGTGTGGCTGTGAAGCAAACAgcgaggaaagagagagagtttggtCTTAAGACAGAGAGGGGATTTTCTAAGGTAAGAGAAAGATCTGAGTCCAAAACCCATTCTTGTTGCTTCCATGTTTTATCGCagtcaagactcaagagagGGTGAGAGATAGCTGCTCTATTTTACTTGAAGTACTCTGTTGTTTTtaggttctgtttctttttcaaaaGGTATATCATATCTTCTGCTCTTATATTTACCTTAATAAGTAAACATGGAACAAAGGAAAGTAGGAAACTGTACGTGGTCAACGGCCAAGAAacgtttaatgaatattgtacgtaaaaaaaaaagtaatgccACCATTATGGAGATTTTGTACACAAGAAAATCTGAGTAAGGTGGGATGTTGAATCTCTAATCTGGTAGGGGAATGCATACGATCACGTTTGTATAGttctttaaaaaatctgttttctctcatatttttcaacttCTCTAATCATAATGCAAGATTCGGAGGTTATGGGGTGTAATGTAGAAACCCCATGCGGAGAACACCAACAATATAATCTTTTGGCAAAATATGATATTGTACTAGCTagaaaccataatttttttgttttgtctttaataATTCCTAATTATTTAGTAGTGATGATCTAATCATTgcaatattagtaatttttatcTTCTGTTATTGTTGGACGCATATGTGAAGTGTGAACCGGGATATATGAAAGGGAAAAATGTCAGcgaatcatttaatttttatcatatttttcaGTTAACCCGTCACGTCACCTGATCATGTTATGTAACAAGAATCACCTCGGTTCAACTGTGGTTTTGGTCTCTGTACATGCGAAGGTTGGTCTTAAGACGGAGAGTCACCGTAAGTGAGCTACCTTTTTAGATTCGAAACCCATTCAGACTACAGTTTTGGTTGATGTTCTCTgttctctgttttatttcaGAAGCCTTAGCTTTCCCACTCACGTTTTATTTCCCATTATCCGAGTCATTACGTGATCATTTAGTTCCATTTGACATCAAGATTCAAAAACATAATACTAAAATACAACTTGAAAATACAGAGAGATGAAGGCAACATAATATGATTCACAACTCACAAGGAAAAAAGACCAGAGATCGAACTAAATGGACATATTAGGAGATTGCACTGAAGACATGATCAGTTAATGCAAAATATTCAGTTGTTTCTGAAGGCAATGTAGCTAGCAAGAGCAACCAGAGGCGCTGCCTTATTGGAATCAAACCCTAGAAGCTGTTCCTCTGCTTCTCTTCTCAGTTTCTCCGCAACCTCCCTCGATTTCTCCAAACCTATCAGCCTTGGATACGTCAGCTTTCCAGCCATTACGTCTTTTCCGGCAGTCTTACCCAATTCATCCGTAGATTTTGTTACGTCAAGAATATCATCAACAACCTGAAACAATAGTCCAATACATCTCGCGTACTTTCTAAGTTTCTCGATCTCTTCCTCTGTTCCACCTCCCATTATAACCCCTAAAACCGCTGCTGCCTCCAACAACGCTGATGTTTTGTGGAGATGGATGAACTCTAGACGCTCCAAATCCACGTTGTCTGGGTTCAATCTTTCTCTGCTTAGGTCTATCACTTGTCCAGCAACTAGCCCTGTTGTACCTATGGATTTTGCCAGCTCAATCACTGCACGGATCATCCTCTCAGGAGCGACCAGCTCACTCGACACAACCGTCATGTGCTCAAACGCCAAAGCAAGGAGTGCATCACCTGCCAAAACCGCCATGTCTTCTCCAAATACCTTGTTTGAGCAAATATGGGTTCAACACTAGTGAGCATTTTTTTGAGCCTTCAT comes from Camelina sativa cultivar DH55 chromosome 19, Cs, whole genome shotgun sequence and encodes:
- the LOC104765265 gene encoding geranylgeranyl pyrophosphate synthase 11, chloroplastic, whose protein sequence is MATTVVHLSSSSLFIQSRGRRYNSIPSFNNIQKRTVLSLSCAINSQGGDMVPLEGKSNDRNSAFDFKSYMIRKAESVSTALNVSVPLQEPLTIQEAVRYSLLAGGKRVRPLLCIAACELVGGDEATAMSAACAVEMIHTSSLIHDDLPCMDNADLRRGKPTSHKVFGEDMAVLAGDALLALAFEHMTVVSSELVAPERMIRAVIELAKSIGTTGLVAGQVIDLSRERLNPDNVDLERLEFIHLHKTSALLEAAAVLGVIMGGGTEEEIEKLRKYARCIGLLFQVVDDILDVTKSTDELGKTAGKDVMAGKLTYPRLIGLEKSREVAEKLRREAEEQLLGFDSNKAAPLVALASYIAFRNN